One Azospirillum brasilense DNA segment encodes these proteins:
- the tnpA gene encoding IS66-like element accessory protein TnpA has translation MAYQRVEVLTGTERRRNYTPAEKMRMVEEAFRPGVVVTEAARRLGVHESLLYRWRGLMQSSGTAVAEPSSFVAVTITPEPTETEPTAGEPPGPLPPPARPAISPAVLEVILPSGARLRLEGPVDPALAAAVVGALA, from the coding sequence ATGGCTTATCAACGGGTCGAGGTTCTGACGGGGACGGAACGGCGGCGGAATTACACGCCGGCGGAGAAGATGCGGATGGTCGAGGAGGCGTTCCGCCCCGGTGTGGTGGTGACGGAAGCGGCCCGCCGGCTGGGCGTGCACGAAAGCCTGCTTTACCGTTGGCGAGGGCTGATGCAGTCCAGCGGGACCGCCGTGGCCGAACCGTCCAGTTTCGTCGCGGTGACCATCACGCCGGAGCCGACTGAAACCGAACCGACGGCCGGGGAGCCCCCTGGACCGTTGCCGCCACCGGCAAGGCCTGCGATAAGCCCGGCGGTTCTCGAGGTCATCCTGCCCAGCGGGGCACGCCTGCGTCTGGAAGGGCCAGTCGATCCGGCCCTGGCGGCGGCCGTTGTCGGTGCCCTGGCATGA
- a CDS encoding ABC transporter transmembrane domain-containing protein — MIHAVQHEAAVRGGRPEPLPPSIASYVWRHSGKHQVGLSVLSAMVFLLSVWPLEIQRRIINDAISSGSLSAIVGLSVVYLGIAILEGVLKFILNLYRGWVSETAVRHLRMTILGLCGHASQSSASHEQGGVAIALVLSGADPVGSFVGISLSEPLLQSGILVGVLGYMAYLRPEFALASTLLFLPQMIFVRTPPVSAALAK; from the coding sequence ATGATTCACGCGGTGCAGCACGAAGCCGCGGTGCGGGGAGGCCGGCCCGAGCCGTTGCCGCCATCGATCGCCAGCTATGTGTGGCGCCACAGCGGGAAACACCAAGTCGGGCTGTCGGTCCTGTCCGCCATGGTCTTCCTTTTGAGCGTGTGGCCCCTTGAAATCCAGAGGCGCATCATCAACGATGCCATTTCGTCCGGATCGCTTTCGGCGATCGTGGGGCTGTCCGTCGTCTATCTCGGCATCGCCATTCTTGAAGGCGTGCTCAAGTTCATCCTGAACCTCTACCGTGGCTGGGTCAGCGAAACGGCGGTGAGGCACCTGCGCATGACAATTCTCGGCTTGTGCGGCCATGCCTCACAGTCGAGCGCTTCGCATGAACAAGGCGGTGTGGCGATCGCACTGGTCCTGTCGGGGGCGGACCCGGTCGGGAGTTTCGTCGGCATCAGCCTGTCGGAACCCCTGTTGCAAAGTGGGATCCTGGTCGGCGTGCTCGGCTACATGGCTTATCTGCGGCCGGAGTTCGCGTTGGCGAGCACGCTGCTGTTCCTGCCGCAGATGATCTTTGTTCGTACGCCTCCGGTGAGCGCCGCCTTGGCAAAGTAG